Proteins encoded within one genomic window of Deinococcus depolymerans:
- a CDS encoding cation-translocating P-type ATPase: MTTQTLTHPGARPEPRFTLTPELRRAVTLTTLTLAGLLVGLTGQSLLHLPALQWAGYVTAFVAGGIPAGRQALHSLFVQRKLDVDLLMVLAALGAASIGQAADGAILLFLFSLSNTLQDWAMGRTSSAIQALMNLNPEGATVLRGGQEKWCELGDIRIGDILVVRPGERIAADARVTRGQTSVDESPITGESAPVDKAPGAELASGTVNLNGSVQATVIRPAGESTLARLVGLMEQAQTQKSRTESLTERWESPYALTVLLAVPAVYALLRYGSGLNVDDAWYRAMTFMVVASPCAVVISTPAVMLSAMAAAARGGVLFKSSAAMDALAGVQTVAFDKTGTLTQARMTLTAVHADDEGQALALAAGLEAHSEHPIAQAIVTAARERGVNPRTVTDAQAIPGHGIEARLPDGQVAWAGNVRLAQRQGATLDAAQQAALSDLGARGSSSVIVGVGPRVTGVMGVADALRPDIRAALDALKASGVSHRVMLTGDREEVARTVAAEVGLSEYRAGLLPEDKLRLIGELPGPVAMVGDGVNDAPALARADLGVAVASGTDVAIESADVVLMRSDLGKLAGAVRLARDARRTVITNLLFAFGVILIVAPLAVAGKVPLPLGVIAHEGGTVFVVFMGLRLLRHRL; the protein is encoded by the coding sequence TTGACCACCCAGACCCTCACCCACCCAGGCGCCCGGCCCGAGCCGCGCTTCACGCTGACGCCCGAACTGCGCCGCGCCGTCACCCTCACCACCCTGACCCTGGCTGGCCTGCTCGTCGGCCTGACCGGGCAGTCCCTCCTGCACCTCCCGGCCCTGCAGTGGGCGGGCTACGTCACGGCCTTCGTGGCAGGCGGCATTCCCGCCGGGCGGCAGGCGCTGCATTCCCTGTTCGTGCAGCGCAAACTGGACGTGGACCTGCTCATGGTGCTGGCCGCACTGGGCGCCGCGAGCATCGGACAGGCGGCGGACGGCGCGATCCTCCTCTTTCTGTTCAGCCTGAGTAACACCCTGCAGGACTGGGCGATGGGCCGCACCTCCAGCGCCATCCAGGCCCTGATGAACCTGAACCCCGAGGGCGCCACCGTCCTGCGTGGCGGGCAGGAGAAATGGTGCGAACTGGGCGACATCCGCATCGGGGACATTCTGGTCGTGCGGCCCGGCGAGCGCATCGCCGCCGACGCCCGCGTGACGCGCGGCCAGACCAGCGTGGACGAGAGCCCCATCACGGGCGAGAGCGCCCCGGTGGATAAGGCGCCGGGCGCGGAACTCGCCTCCGGGACCGTCAACCTGAACGGCAGCGTGCAGGCGACCGTGATCCGCCCGGCGGGCGAGAGCACCCTGGCGCGGCTGGTGGGCCTGATGGAGCAGGCGCAGACGCAGAAGAGCCGCACCGAGAGCCTCACCGAACGCTGGGAGAGCCCCTACGCCCTGACGGTCCTGCTGGCCGTACCCGCCGTGTACGCCCTGCTCCGGTACGGGTCCGGCCTGAACGTGGACGACGCGTGGTACCGCGCCATGACCTTCATGGTGGTCGCCAGTCCCTGCGCGGTCGTGATCAGCACCCCCGCCGTGATGCTCTCGGCCATGGCCGCCGCCGCGCGTGGGGGCGTGCTGTTCAAGAGCAGCGCCGCCATGGACGCCCTGGCGGGCGTACAGACGGTCGCGTTCGACAAAACCGGCACGCTGACCCAGGCCCGCATGACCCTGACCGCCGTGCACGCGGATGACGAGGGGCAGGCGCTGGCGCTGGCCGCCGGACTGGAGGCGCACAGCGAGCACCCCATCGCGCAGGCCATCGTCACCGCCGCCCGGGAACGCGGCGTGAACCCACGGACCGTCACGGACGCCCAGGCGATTCCCGGGCACGGCATCGAGGCCCGCCTGCCGGACGGGCAGGTCGCGTGGGCGGGGAACGTCCGCCTCGCGCAGCGGCAGGGCGCCACGCTGGACGCCGCGCAGCAGGCGGCCCTGAGTGACCTGGGCGCGCGCGGCAGCAGCAGCGTCATCGTGGGCGTCGGCCCGCGCGTGACTGGCGTGATGGGCGTGGCGGACGCCCTGCGGCCCGACATCCGCGCCGCGCTGGACGCCCTGAAGGCCAGCGGCGTCTCGCACCGGGTCATGCTCACCGGGGACCGCGAGGAGGTCGCCCGCACGGTGGCCGCCGAGGTGGGCCTCAGCGAGTACCGCGCGGGCCTGCTGCCCGAGGACAAGCTGCGCCTGATCGGCGAGCTGCCCGGCCCGGTCGCCATGGTCGGGGACGGCGTGAACGACGCGCCCGCCCTGGCCCGCGCGGACCTGGGCGTGGCTGTCGCCTCGGGCACCGACGTCGCCATCGAGAGCGCGGACGTGGTCCTGATGCGCAGCGACCTCGGGAAGCTGGCCGGCGCGGTGCGCCTGGCACGGGACGCGCGGCGCACCGTGATCACGAACCTGCTGTTCGCGTTCGGCGTGATCCTGATCGTCGCGCCGCTGGCGGTGGCCGGAAAGGTGCCGTTGCCGCTGGGCGTCATCGCGCACGAGGGCGGCACGGTGTTCGTGGTGTTCATGGGCCTGCGCCTGCTGCGCCACCGCCTGTAG
- a CDS encoding heme-binding domain-containing protein, giving the protein MNLNPTRRSLLPRLLLGLLALFVLIQFVPYGRAHANPTVQTRPKWDDPRTEALFTRACADCHSHATVWPWYSHVAPVSWLVQRHVDEGRSRFNVNVPGFGREADEAASEVRSGGMPEPTYLPLHPTARLSAPEREQLAAGLEATFGSRGGGR; this is encoded by the coding sequence ATGAACCTGAACCCCACCCGCCGATCCCTGCTGCCCCGCCTTCTGCTGGGCCTGCTGGCCCTGTTCGTGCTGATCCAGTTCGTGCCCTACGGCCGGGCGCACGCCAACCCCACCGTGCAGACCCGGCCGAAATGGGATGACCCGCGCACAGAGGCGCTGTTCACGCGGGCCTGCGCCGACTGCCACAGCCACGCGACCGTGTGGCCCTGGTACAGCCACGTGGCGCCCGTCTCGTGGCTGGTGCAGCGGCACGTGGACGAGGGCCGCAGCAGATTCAACGTGAACGTGCCGGGCTTCGGACGTGAAGCGGACGAGGCGGCCAGCGAGGTCCGCAGTGGCGGCATGCCGGAACCCACCTACCTGCCCCTGCACCCCACCGCCCGTCTGAGCGCGCCGGAGAGGGAACAGCTCGCGGCGGGCCTGGAAGCGACCTTCGGCAGCCGGGGCGGGGGCCGCTGA
- a CDS encoding type III polyketide synthase produces the protein MSVPPLPALRSLVTGTPPHLTAQSDVQAAARTLFPRMAARPGLLEVFGNAQIDSRALARPLAWYLSPRGFGEKNAVFIEEARTLTRRLAAQALAEAQVTPQDVDAVVVVNTSGLSTPSLDADLIGALGLNRHAVRVPIWGLGCAGGAAGLARAADLVRAGFRRVLFVAVELCSLTLVRGDESSSNFVGTALFADGGAALVLTAPDVPGPPALAHLHGAYSTLIEDSEDIMGWDVVDEGLKVRFSRDIPTLVRGMMRGNVEDALAAHGWSREDVDTFVVHPGGVKVLAAYEEALSLPAGALDSSRRVLRQYGNMSSVTVLFVLAEVLRGAPAGRALLSAMGPGFSAEHVLLGFPG, from the coding sequence ATGTCCGTTCCCCCCCTGCCAGCCCTCCGTTCCCTGGTGACGGGCACGCCGCCGCACCTGACCGCGCAGTCCGACGTGCAGGCCGCGGCCCGCACCCTCTTTCCCCGCATGGCGGCCCGCCCCGGCCTGCTGGAGGTGTTCGGGAACGCGCAGATCGACTCGCGGGCGCTGGCGCGGCCCCTGGCGTGGTACCTGAGCCCCCGGGGGTTCGGGGAGAAGAACGCCGTGTTCATCGAGGAGGCCCGCACCCTGACCCGCCGGCTGGCGGCGCAGGCCCTCGCCGAGGCGCAGGTGACCCCGCAGGACGTGGACGCCGTGGTGGTCGTGAACACCAGCGGCCTGAGCACCCCCAGCCTGGACGCCGACCTGATCGGCGCGCTGGGCCTGAACCGTCACGCGGTCCGCGTGCCCATCTGGGGGCTGGGCTGCGCGGGCGGCGCGGCCGGACTGGCCCGCGCCGCCGACCTGGTCCGTGCGGGCTTCCGGCGGGTGCTGTTCGTGGCGGTGGAACTGTGCAGCCTGACCCTGGTCCGGGGGGATGAGTCCAGCAGCAACTTCGTGGGGACCGCCCTGTTCGCGGATGGCGGCGCAGCCCTGGTCCTGACCGCGCCGGACGTGCCGGGGCCGCCCGCGCTGGCGCACCTGCACGGCGCGTACTCCACCCTGATCGAGGACAGCGAGGACATCATGGGCTGGGACGTGGTCGACGAGGGCCTGAAGGTCCGGTTCAGCCGCGACATTCCCACCCTGGTGCGCGGCATGATGCGCGGCAATGTCGAGGACGCCCTGGCCGCGCACGGCTGGAGCCGCGAGGACGTGGACACCTTCGTGGTCCATCCGGGCGGCGTGAAGGTGCTGGCCGCGTACGAGGAGGCCCTGTCGCTGCCCGCCGGGGCGCTCGACAGCAGCCGCCGCGTGCTGCGGCAGTACGGGAACATGAGCAGCGTCACCGTGCTGTTCGTGCTGGCCGAGGTGCTGCGCGGCGCCCCGGCGGGCCGGGCCCTGCTGAGCGCCATGGGCCCCGGCTTCAGTGCCGAACACGTCCTGCTGGGCTTCCCCGGGTAA
- a CDS encoding aldo/keto reductase produces the protein MTESNPNAAASGTFKIGGDLSVNRLGFGAMRVTGDGVWGDPADREGALATLRRLPEIGVNLIDTADSYGPAVSEELIREALHPYDTVVIATKGGLTRTGPNIWPPVGRPEYLKQQAHLSRRRLGVDRIDLWQLHRIDPKVPRDEQFAAIKELMDEGVIRHAGLSEVTVEEIEAARRVFPVSTVQNLYNLVNRKSEDVLDYCERENIGFMPWFPLAAGSLAREGSVLADLAARLNASPSQVALAWVLRRSPVMLPIPGTGKVRHLEENVAAAGLTLTDEDFRALDEVGKQEWANQPRQD, from the coding sequence ATGACCGAATCCAACCCCAACGCCGCCGCGAGCGGCACCTTCAAGATCGGCGGGGACCTCAGCGTCAACCGCCTCGGTTTCGGCGCCATGCGCGTCACGGGCGACGGCGTCTGGGGCGACCCGGCCGACCGTGAGGGCGCGCTGGCGACCCTGCGGCGCCTGCCGGAAATCGGCGTGAACCTGATCGACACGGCCGACAGTTACGGCCCGGCCGTCAGCGAGGAACTGATCCGCGAGGCGCTGCACCCCTACGACACGGTCGTGATCGCCACCAAGGGCGGCCTGACCCGCACCGGTCCGAACATCTGGCCGCCGGTCGGCCGGCCCGAGTACCTCAAGCAGCAGGCGCACCTGTCGCGCCGCCGTCTGGGCGTGGACCGCATCGACCTGTGGCAGCTGCACCGCATCGACCCGAAGGTGCCGCGTGACGAGCAGTTCGCGGCCATCAAGGAACTGATGGACGAGGGGGTCATCCGGCACGCGGGGCTCTCGGAGGTCACGGTCGAGGAGATCGAGGCGGCCCGCCGCGTGTTCCCGGTGTCCACCGTGCAGAACCTGTACAACCTCGTGAACCGCAAGAGCGAGGACGTGCTGGACTACTGCGAGCGTGAGAACATCGGCTTCATGCCCTGGTTCCCGCTGGCCGCCGGCAGCCTCGCCCGCGAGGGCAGCGTGCTGGCCGACCTGGCCGCCCGCCTGAACGCCAGTCCCTCGCAGGTCGCGCTGGCCTGGGTGCTGCGCCGCAGCCCCGTCATGCTGCCCATTCCCGGCACCGGCAAGGTCAGGCACCTCGAGGAGAACGTGGCCGCCGCCGGGCTGACCCTGACCGACGAGGACTTCCGCGCGCTCGACGAGGTCGGGAAGCAGGAATGGGCCAACCAGCCCCGCCAGGACTGA
- a CDS encoding winged helix-turn-helix domain-containing protein, with protein MSAALPPAPPSLNALLGLNRVIHEPVRLAIMSVLAGAQEVEFKYLEAALGLSRGNLSSHATKLEDAGYLKVHKAFRGKVPVTSYRITPLGQQTLDSYWVALRGAAPPPS; from the coding sequence GTGAGCGCCGCGCTGCCGCCCGCCCCCCCCTCCCTGAACGCCTTGCTGGGCCTGAACCGCGTGATTCATGAACCCGTCCGTCTGGCCATCATGAGCGTACTGGCGGGCGCGCAGGAGGTGGAGTTCAAATACCTGGAAGCTGCGCTGGGCCTCAGCCGCGGCAACCTGAGCAGCCACGCCACCAAGCTGGAAGACGCCGGGTACCTGAAGGTGCACAAGGCCTTCCGGGGCAAGGTACCCGTGACCAGCTACCGCATCACACCGTTGGGACAGCAGACGCTGGACAGCTACTGGGTCGCCCTGCGCGGTGCCGCGCCCCCACCAAGCTGA
- a CDS encoding nitroreductase family protein codes for MLNRRTTNGPFRPDPVSREHQHVLMRAAQAAPSHFNSQPWRFVLIENPDTIARIAQISGESMTELIEAGVFFERYRRYFRFSEAEMDERRDGIHIDHLPGPLRPFTRQIFSDAGLKVMRQLGVPRKLGEDNRRLVAGSPLLLAALLDREEYRPGELSGFYSVFGLGAAIENIWNAVGALGMGIQFVSTPMEIPRQWQAIGELLRVPPELELMAVYRLGYLPPEQARPSIDWSSRHRKRLSQFVSRDTCDVPEPDDAGSEGALR; via the coding sequence ATGCTGAACCGCCGCACCACCAACGGCCCGTTCCGCCCGGACCCGGTCAGCCGCGAGCACCAGCACGTCCTGATGCGCGCCGCGCAGGCCGCGCCCAGCCACTTCAACTCGCAGCCGTGGCGCTTCGTGCTGATCGAGAACCCGGACACGATCGCCCGCATCGCGCAGATCAGCGGCGAGAGCATGACCGAACTGATCGAGGCCGGCGTGTTCTTCGAACGGTACCGCCGTTACTTCCGCTTCAGTGAGGCCGAGATGGACGAGCGGCGCGACGGCATCCACATCGACCACCTGCCCGGCCCGCTGCGGCCCTTCACGCGCCAGATCTTCAGTGACGCGGGCCTGAAGGTCATGCGGCAACTCGGCGTGCCGAGGAAACTCGGTGAGGACAACCGCCGGCTCGTGGCGGGCAGCCCACTGCTGCTGGCCGCGCTGCTGGACCGCGAGGAGTACCGGCCCGGCGAACTCAGCGGCTTCTACAGCGTGTTCGGGCTGGGCGCCGCCATCGAGAACATCTGGAACGCCGTGGGTGCGCTCGGCATGGGCATCCAGTTCGTCAGTACGCCCATGGAGATCCCCCGGCAGTGGCAGGCGATCGGGGAACTGCTGCGCGTGCCACCCGAACTGGAACTGATGGCCGTGTACCGCCTGGGCTACCTGCCGCCCGAGCAGGCGCGGCCCAGCATCGACTGGAGCAGCCGCCACCGCAAACGCCTGTCGCAGTTCGTGTCCCGCGACACCTGCGACGTGCCGGAACCGGACGACGCTGGGTCAGAGGGTGCCCTGAGATAA
- a CDS encoding GGDEF domain-containing protein, protein MTSLPQRLQRSRLSAVCIASSAYLLYALLTALIDPPGPFPGAYQTPKYWATLVPLVTVIGTLIWPHRLREIYTFSTVGYLLVALLEIPRAIAWGAMPMHLTLWLMLNVLVSYLVFGARIGTTVNIVSVVGMIVSVVANGPVDPPNLVDWITASLAIGTTGLLAYLLTAFIEQNLDEHHEDTRRLRAARLDALTEVYGRGAAEEEFERARDAAQRMGTALSIILTDIDHFKRVNDGHGHAAGDDVLRAFGKRLRRSVSGGGGVVGRWGGEEFIVLLPGVSGTDAYAVAERLRQEVAGEPVAGLPVTASFGVASYRGAQDDAMTLFSRADSALYEAKRAGRNAVR, encoded by the coding sequence ATGACTTCCCTGCCGCAACGTCTTCAGCGCAGCCGCCTGTCCGCGGTGTGCATCGCCAGCAGCGCCTACCTGCTGTACGCCCTGCTGACCGCCCTGATCGACCCGCCCGGCCCCTTTCCCGGCGCGTACCAGACCCCGAAGTACTGGGCGACCCTGGTGCCGCTGGTGACCGTGATCGGCACGCTGATCTGGCCTCACCGGTTGCGGGAGATCTACACGTTCAGCACCGTGGGGTACCTGCTGGTGGCGCTTCTCGAGATTCCGCGCGCCATCGCCTGGGGCGCCATGCCCATGCACCTGACACTGTGGCTGATGCTGAACGTGCTCGTGTCGTACCTGGTGTTCGGGGCGCGCATCGGGACGACCGTGAACATCGTCAGCGTGGTCGGCATGATCGTCAGCGTCGTCGCCAACGGCCCGGTGGACCCGCCGAACCTCGTGGACTGGATCACCGCCAGCCTCGCCATCGGCACGACCGGGCTGCTCGCGTACCTCCTCACGGCGTTCATCGAGCAGAACCTCGACGAACACCACGAGGACACCCGTCGCCTGCGCGCCGCGCGGCTGGACGCCCTGACCGAGGTGTACGGGCGCGGCGCCGCCGAGGAGGAATTCGAGCGGGCGCGCGACGCCGCGCAGCGCATGGGCACGGCCCTGAGCATCATCCTGACCGACATCGACCACTTCAAACGCGTGAACGACGGGCACGGGCACGCCGCCGGGGACGACGTGCTGCGCGCCTTCGGGAAACGCCTGCGCCGCAGCGTGAGCGGCGGGGGCGGCGTCGTGGGCCGCTGGGGCGGCGAGGAATTCATCGTGCTGCTGCCCGGCGTCTCCGGCACGGACGCCTACGCCGTGGCCGAGCGCCTGCGGCAGGAGGTGGCGGGCGAACCGGTCGCGGGCCTGCCGGTCACCGCCAGTTTCGGGGTCGCCAGCTACCGGGGCGCGCAGGACGACGCCATGACCCTGTTCAGCCGCGCCGACAGCGCCCTGTACGAGGCCAAACGCGCCGGCCGTAACGCCGTCCGCTGA
- the ndk gene encoding nucleoside-diphosphate kinase, giving the protein MERTFAMIKPDGVRRGLTPEILARIQRKGYRVVGLKQMVIARETAEAHYGEHKERPFFGELVDFITGGPVVAIALEGENAIAGWRAMMGATNPASAAPGTIRADFATSMGENVTHGSDSPESAARELGLFFAEGELLA; this is encoded by the coding sequence ATGGAACGTACTTTTGCCATGATCAAACCCGACGGCGTCCGCCGTGGCCTCACCCCTGAAATCCTGGCGCGCATCCAGCGCAAGGGCTACCGCGTCGTGGGTCTCAAGCAGATGGTCATCGCCCGCGAGACGGCCGAAGCCCACTACGGCGAGCACAAGGAGCGCCCCTTCTTCGGTGAACTCGTGGACTTCATCACGGGCGGCCCCGTGGTCGCCATCGCCCTGGAAGGCGAGAACGCCATTGCCGGCTGGCGCGCCATGATGGGCGCGACCAACCCCGCCAGCGCCGCTCCCGGTACCATCCGTGCGGATTTCGCCACCAGCATGGGCGAGAACGTCACGCACGGCAGCGACAGCCCCGAGAGCGCCGCGCGCGAACTCGGCCTGTTCTTCGCCGAGGGCGAACTGCTCGCCTGA
- a CDS encoding ABC transporter permease, protein MTHVSHSRPSGDASRIALIACAVAVAGMLLAPLATLGRGFSADAVLLHLSGSVMNLSADQQAPLPPTGTIVTLAWATLAMMVATLVGALRRQNWFWITGLLGFALAVAAVVTLGNSIEEQTARVMADSVLRPGAKRQLRNYYASAGMNLGLFLPALAGLIAAGAGLSARDWWWQTFNRMRGLLVPVAAIGLAILVGALVVLVVQPAINRSGAPLSLWSGWLAKADMVYFVYSTLFAPVTALNPLLDSLKLATPLIFTGLSVAFAFRTGLFNIGAPGQLTMGAIGAMLVGVYAPASLGWALLPLSVLAAALGGALWGAIPGVLKARFGSSEVINTIMLNYVASAIFIFMIGNDKFPFLGREYSLPFKAEGFEPRSQELQQAAQLRPLLSVLNVGSNGAVAISVGLLVAAAAFFGARLALRRQRNRTLIAAAAALVLGALTWRIGIPVSVTGSQLNGAFLIALVCVALFGTLMWRTATGYALRAVGLSPKAAEYGGISVARGTILAMTIAGMFAGLAGTHYVNGGALDEYRLKGNMPVNVGFDGIAVALMGQSTPAGVVAASVLFGTIDTGGIDVDQKLDTINRDIVTVLKALIVLFIAAGGFLSRRVTDPPPPALLASAKAGPGAPSLDGTSAAHLERSTPLPNVGQNPEHTRDGDK, encoded by the coding sequence GTGACCCACGTTTCTCACTCTCGCCCCTCTGGGGACGCTTCACGCATCGCGCTGATCGCCTGCGCGGTTGCGGTCGCGGGGATGCTCCTCGCCCCACTGGCCACCCTGGGCCGCGGCTTCAGCGCAGACGCCGTGCTGCTGCACCTGAGCGGTTCAGTCATGAATCTCTCCGCCGATCAACAGGCGCCGCTTCCGCCGACCGGGACCATCGTCACGCTGGCCTGGGCCACGCTGGCGATGATGGTCGCCACGCTGGTCGGAGCGCTGCGCCGCCAGAACTGGTTCTGGATCACGGGCCTGCTGGGCTTCGCGCTGGCCGTCGCGGCGGTCGTCACGCTGGGCAACAGCATCGAGGAGCAGACGGCGCGCGTCATGGCCGACAGCGTCCTGCGGCCCGGCGCCAAACGCCAGCTGCGCAACTACTACGCCAGCGCCGGCATGAACCTCGGCCTGTTCCTCCCGGCACTGGCCGGCCTGATCGCCGCCGGTGCCGGCCTGAGCGCCCGCGACTGGTGGTGGCAGACCTTCAACCGCATGCGCGGCCTGCTGGTGCCGGTCGCGGCCATCGGCCTGGCGATCCTGGTGGGAGCGCTGGTGGTTCTGGTCGTGCAGCCCGCCATCAACCGCAGCGGCGCGCCCCTGAGCCTCTGGAGCGGCTGGCTGGCCAAGGCGGACATGGTGTACTTCGTGTACTCCACGCTGTTCGCGCCGGTCACGGCCCTCAACCCGCTGCTGGACAGCCTGAAGCTCGCCACGCCGCTGATCTTCACCGGCCTGAGCGTGGCCTTCGCGTTCCGCACCGGGCTGTTCAACATCGGCGCGCCGGGCCAGCTGACCATGGGCGCCATCGGCGCGATGCTGGTCGGCGTGTACGCCCCGGCCAGCCTGGGCTGGGCACTGCTGCCGCTGTCCGTGCTGGCTGCCGCGCTGGGCGGCGCGCTGTGGGGCGCCATTCCGGGCGTGCTCAAGGCGCGGTTCGGGTCCAGCGAGGTCATCAACACGATCATGCTGAACTACGTGGCGTCCGCCATCTTCATCTTCATGATCGGCAACGACAAGTTCCCGTTCCTGGGCCGCGAGTACTCCCTGCCCTTCAAGGCCGAGGGCTTCGAACCCCGCAGCCAGGAACTGCAGCAGGCCGCGCAGCTGCGCCCGCTGCTGAGCGTCCTGAACGTGGGCTCCAACGGTGCGGTCGCCATCAGCGTCGGGCTGCTGGTCGCCGCCGCCGCGTTCTTCGGTGCGCGGCTCGCGCTGCGCCGCCAGCGGAACCGCACCCTGATCGCCGCGGCCGCCGCGCTGGTCCTGGGCGCCCTCACGTGGCGGATCGGCATTCCGGTCAGCGTGACCGGCAGCCAGCTCAACGGCGCGTTCCTGATCGCGCTGGTGTGCGTGGCGCTGTTCGGCACGCTGATGTGGCGCACCGCGACCGGCTACGCCCTGCGCGCCGTGGGCCTGTCGCCCAAGGCCGCCGAGTACGGCGGGATCAGCGTGGCGCGCGGCACCATCCTGGCCATGACCATCGCCGGGATGTTCGCCGGTCTGGCCGGCACGCACTACGTGAACGGCGGCGCGCTCGACGAGTACCGCCTGAAAGGCAACATGCCCGTGAACGTCGGCTTCGACGGCATCGCGGTCGCCCTGATGGGCCAGAGCACTCCGGCCGGGGTGGTGGCGGCCAGCGTGCTGTTCGGCACCATCGACACCGGCGGCATCGACGTGGACCAGAAACTCGACACCATCAACCGCGACATCGTGACGGTCCTCAAGGCCCTGATCGTGCTGTTCATCGCGGCCGGCGGGTTCCTGAGCCGCCGCGTGACCGACCCGCCGCCCCCCGCGCTGCTGGCCTCCGCGAAGGCCGGGCCCGGCGCGCCCTCCCTGGACGGCACCTCGGCCGCGCACCTGGAACGCAGCACGCCCCTCCCCAACGTCGGTCAGAACCCCGAGCACACCCGGGACGGTGACAAATGA
- a CDS encoding ABC transporter permease translates to MNLLEQLFTTAFLVTFIRSVVPLLLTALGGLFSERSGVVNIALDGLIIFGALAGAVSTKLLEPSLGAAAPWVGWLAGMLVGGLIAWIHAVVSIKYRANQVISGTAINLLATGVPAVLLTALYGVSNESPKVENALPLWGVGDLKFSPPVYFAFLAVAAAWYVMYRTPYGLRLRATGEQPGAAASMGVNVRRMRYSAVILSGVLAGTAGVFLSIGNLDSYVRNISAGGGFIALAALIFGQWKPLGVLGATLLFGLLQALSIVLGGEDLLPPTLVQALPYLITILALIFTGRSRAPKALGTPYEG, encoded by the coding sequence ATGAATCTTCTCGAGCAACTGTTCACGACCGCCTTCCTGGTCACCTTCATCCGCTCCGTCGTGCCGCTGCTGCTGACCGCGCTGGGCGGCCTGTTCAGCGAACGCAGCGGCGTCGTGAACATCGCCCTGGACGGCCTGATCATCTTCGGTGCGCTGGCGGGCGCCGTGTCCACCAAACTGCTGGAACCCTCGCTGGGCGCCGCCGCGCCCTGGGTCGGCTGGCTGGCCGGGATGCTGGTCGGCGGCCTGATCGCCTGGATTCACGCGGTGGTGTCCATCAAGTACCGCGCCAACCAGGTGATCAGCGGCACGGCCATCAACCTGCTGGCCACGGGCGTCCCGGCGGTCCTGCTGACCGCGCTGTACGGCGTGTCGAACGAGAGCCCCAAGGTCGAGAACGCCCTGCCGCTGTGGGGCGTCGGGGACCTGAAGTTCTCGCCGCCCGTGTACTTCGCGTTCCTGGCCGTGGCCGCCGCGTGGTACGTGATGTACCGCACGCCGTACGGCCTGCGGCTGCGCGCCACCGGTGAGCAGCCGGGCGCGGCGGCCAGCATGGGCGTGAACGTGCGCCGCATGCGCTACAGCGCCGTGATCCTGTCTGGCGTGCTGGCCGGCACGGCCGGGGTGTTCCTGAGCATCGGGAACCTCGACTCGTACGTGCGGAACATCAGCGCCGGGGGCGGCTTCATCGCGCTGGCCGCGCTGATCTTCGGGCAGTGGAAACCGCTGGGCGTGCTCGGCGCGACCCTGCTGTTCGGCCTGCTGCAGGCCCTGAGCATCGTGCTGGGCGGCGAGGACCTGCTGCCCCCCACGCTGGTGCAGGCGCTGCCGTACCTGATCACCATTCTGGCCCTGATCTTCACCGGCCGCAGCCGCGCTCCCAAGGCCCTGGGCACCCCCTATGAAGGCTGA